One window of the Haloarcula halobia genome contains the following:
- a CDS encoding sugar phosphate isomerase/epimerase family protein: MDLVGKCAPDPDALDAAAARGFDRVELYLPAMPADVGATAATVHRAPVDAASVHTPHAVPEDGDAFRRADDLATRLDAYLVVHSQYAQHTHIPQLEAHGFEAPHGYENNPGASVFHLERQLFDFGHELVLDTAHLYAAEAAYIEALERLLTTYGDRIPVVHLTDGTRTRDGLAIGRGDIDLETTVQLLECHYDGVVVVLEVMPDDQRAGRRTVLEWLE, from the coding sequence ATGGACCTCGTCGGCAAGTGCGCTCCCGACCCCGACGCGCTCGACGCGGCGGCGGCCCGGGGGTTCGACAGGGTCGAACTGTACCTCCCGGCGATGCCCGCCGACGTCGGGGCGACTGCCGCGACAGTACACCGGGCGCCGGTCGACGCCGCGTCGGTCCACACGCCCCACGCGGTGCCCGAAGACGGCGACGCCTTCCGCCGGGCGGACGACCTGGCGACGCGACTGGACGCCTACCTGGTCGTCCACAGCCAGTACGCGCAGCACACGCACATCCCCCAGCTCGAGGCCCACGGGTTCGAGGCGCCACACGGCTACGAGAACAACCCCGGAGCGAGCGTCTTCCACCTCGAACGCCAGTTGTTCGACTTCGGCCACGAACTCGTCCTCGATACGGCCCACCTCTATGCGGCCGAAGCGGCCTACATCGAGGCGCTGGAGCGCCTCCTGACGACCTACGGCGACCGGATACCGGTCGTCCACCTCACCGACGGGACCCGGACACGGGACGGCCTCGCCATCGGCCGCGGCGACATCGACCTCGAGACGACAGTCCAGCTGCTCGAGTGCCACTACGACGGCGTCGTCGTCGTCCTCGAGGTGATGCCCGACGACCAGCGGGCAGGGCGGCGGACGGTCCTGGAGTGGCTCGAGTGA
- a CDS encoding ABC transporter ATP-binding protein: protein MPSEPPAVELEGVTKRYGETTAVDDVSLAVDEGEFFTLVGPSGCGKTTTLRLLAGFEAPTEGTVRFGGERVAGVPPEDRDVGVVFQSYALFPHMTVGENVAYGLNFADPPGGVSTEQRVADLLDLVDLSGMVDRGPETLSGGQQQRVAMARALAPGPDVLLLDEPMSALDAKLRERLRVQVREIQEELGITTVYVTHDQEEALAVSDRVAVLRAGRPEQVGAPRAVYREPATEFVAEFVGDNNVFTGEVREVDDGVASVAVGGEQLSVTVADDVAPDDRVTFCVRPERLSLAGGENRLRGTVRSAEFLGGTTRVRVGWGDSELLVRTEDPLSGTVCVGFDADDAHVLPE, encoded by the coding sequence ATGCCTTCTGAGCCGCCCGCCGTCGAGCTCGAGGGCGTCACCAAGCGGTACGGCGAGACGACGGCCGTCGACGACGTCTCGCTCGCCGTCGACGAGGGCGAGTTCTTCACGCTCGTCGGTCCCTCGGGATGCGGGAAGACGACGACGCTGCGCCTGCTCGCGGGGTTCGAAGCCCCGACGGAGGGGACAGTCCGCTTCGGCGGCGAGCGCGTCGCTGGCGTCCCCCCGGAGGACCGTGACGTCGGCGTCGTCTTCCAGAGTTACGCCCTCTTCCCGCACATGACCGTCGGCGAGAACGTCGCCTACGGCCTCAACTTCGCCGACCCGCCCGGCGGCGTCAGCACCGAGCAGCGCGTCGCCGACCTGCTGGACCTGGTGGACCTCTCGGGCATGGTCGACCGGGGCCCCGAGACGCTCTCGGGCGGCCAGCAACAGCGGGTCGCCATGGCTCGCGCGCTCGCGCCGGGGCCGGACGTCCTCCTGCTCGACGAACCGATGAGTGCCCTCGACGCGAAGCTGCGAGAGCGGCTGCGGGTGCAGGTGCGCGAGATTCAGGAGGAACTCGGCATCACCACCGTCTACGTCACCCACGACCAGGAGGAGGCGCTGGCCGTCTCCGATCGGGTTGCCGTGTTGCGAGCGGGCCGACCGGAGCAGGTGGGGGCGCCGCGAGCCGTCTACCGGGAGCCGGCGACCGAATTCGTCGCCGAGTTCGTCGGCGACAACAACGTCTTCACCGGCGAGGTTCGAGAGGTCGACGACGGCGTGGCGAGCGTTGCCGTCGGCGGCGAACAGTTGTCGGTGACGGTCGCGGACGACGTCGCACCGGACGACCGCGTGACCTTCTGTGTGCGCCCGGAACGACTCTCGCTCGCGGGCGGGGAGAACAGACTCAGGGGGACGGTCCGGAGCGCGGAGTTCCTCGGCGGGACGACCAGGGTGCGGGTGGGCTGGGGCGACAGCGAGCTGCTGGTCCGCACCGAGGACCCCCTGTCCGGGACTGTCTGCGTCGGGTTCGACGCCGACGACGCCCACGTCCTGCCGGAGTGA
- a CDS encoding HalOD1 output domain-containing protein, translating to MNRTLGVVERRTLDGTELSPAVSIVSAVADAADANADDLEPLETVVPVDALNRVAATDGVRLDFEYEGYVVDVEGGDAVAVRAPAPETELTAADD from the coding sequence ATGAATCGAACCCTGGGTGTGGTGGAGCGCCGAACACTGGACGGCACTGAACTCTCACCGGCGGTCTCGATCGTCAGCGCCGTGGCCGACGCCGCGGACGCAAACGCCGACGACCTCGAGCCACTCGAGACGGTCGTTCCGGTCGACGCGCTGAACCGCGTGGCAGCGACCGACGGCGTGCGCCTCGACTTCGAGTACGAGGGGTACGTCGTCGACGTCGAGGGCGGGGACGCGGTGGCAGTCCGCGCGCCAGCGCCCGAGACCGAGCTGACGGCGGCCGACGACTGA
- a CDS encoding CapA family protein translates to MSLTRRRFLATGIAGLGGCLGSGRDSTAACPPVVETDRRHRLGFVGDVMLGRGVDERWDGRDPAGVWGDTAQQLSALDGLFLNLECCVSARGERYPGRTYYFRAGPEWAVPALSDVGTSFAGLANNHVLDFGPVALRDTLEHLATGGIPTAGAGDTRRAAFGPTVVRAGDLDVAVVALTDQAPLYAARANSPGAAFVPLDPDNPLTRQWVGDALSRTRAADPDLVVASLHWGPNWVTEPSATQQAFARWLVDNGVDVVHGHSAHVVQGVEVYRGRPIVYDAGDFVDDYLVKTDLHNDRSFLFELVVADGELAALELSPVEIVDSQVTRAGAGAAAWLRDRMRQLSAPFGAAFTRAGDGLRLPLSC, encoded by the coding sequence GTGTCTCTCACGCGTCGACGGTTCCTCGCGACGGGGATTGCCGGCCTCGGGGGCTGTCTCGGTTCCGGCCGGGATTCGACGGCTGCGTGTCCCCCGGTTGTCGAGACGGACAGGCGGCACCGCCTCGGGTTCGTCGGGGACGTGATGCTGGGCCGGGGCGTCGACGAGCGGTGGGACGGACGCGACCCGGCCGGCGTCTGGGGCGATACGGCCCAACAGCTCAGTGCCCTCGACGGCCTCTTCCTGAACCTGGAGTGTTGCGTCTCGGCCCGCGGCGAGCGCTACCCGGGCCGAACGTACTACTTCCGTGCCGGCCCCGAGTGGGCCGTCCCCGCGCTTTCCGACGTCGGGACCAGCTTCGCCGGCCTCGCGAACAACCACGTCCTCGACTTCGGACCGGTCGCGCTGCGGGACACGCTCGAGCACCTCGCAACCGGCGGGATACCGACGGCCGGGGCGGGCGACACCCGGCGGGCCGCCTTCGGGCCGACGGTGGTCAGGGCGGGTGACCTCGACGTGGCCGTCGTCGCGCTGACCGACCAGGCGCCGCTGTACGCCGCCCGCGCCAACAGCCCCGGTGCCGCCTTCGTCCCCCTCGACCCCGACAACCCGCTGACCCGCCAGTGGGTCGGCGACGCGCTGTCACGCACCCGCGCGGCCGACCCGGACCTCGTCGTCGCCTCGCTGCACTGGGGGCCAAACTGGGTGACCGAACCCTCGGCCACGCAGCAGGCGTTCGCCCGCTGGCTGGTCGACAACGGCGTCGACGTCGTCCACGGCCACAGCGCTCACGTCGTCCAGGGTGTCGAGGTGTACCGGGGCCGCCCTATCGTCTACGACGCCGGCGACTTCGTCGACGACTACCTCGTGAAGACGGACCTGCACAACGACCGGTCGTTCCTGTTCGAACTCGTCGTCGCGGACGGGGAGCTGGCCGCGCTGGAACTATCTCCAGTCGAAATCGTGGACTCGCAGGTGACCCGGGCCGGCGCGGGCGCCGCGGCGTGGCTCCGCGACCGCATGCGCCAGCTGTCGGCGCCGTTCGGAGCAGCGTTCACCCGGGCGGGCGACGGCCTCAGACTCCCGCTGTCGTGTTGA
- a CDS encoding nucleoside deaminase, translating to MASAVDTFDHESHLERAFTLAREAAARGDRPFGSVLVRDDEVVMEAANRVVTEDDVRAHPELTLATRAIRELTPSERAETVLYTSTEPCPMCAGGIRHAELGRVVYSVGGDEIGEFTGQGAPVRSAAILAGVTDVFGPLCNEAGRAIHEAFDW from the coding sequence ATGGCCAGCGCAGTCGACACGTTCGACCACGAATCGCACCTCGAGCGCGCGTTCACGCTCGCCCGCGAGGCCGCCGCGCGCGGCGACCGACCCTTCGGGTCGGTGCTCGTCCGCGACGACGAGGTCGTGATGGAGGCCGCCAACCGCGTCGTCACCGAGGACGACGTCCGTGCCCATCCGGAACTCACGCTCGCGACGCGCGCCATCCGCGAGTTGACGCCCTCCGAACGCGCCGAGACGGTGCTGTATACGAGCACGGAGCCCTGCCCGATGTGTGCCGGCGGCATCCGCCACGCGGAGCTCGGTCGGGTCGTCTACAGCGTCGGGGGCGACGAGATCGGCGAGTTCACCGGCCAGGGCGCGCCGGTCCGGTCCGCGGCCATCCTCGCGGGCGTCACCGACGTCTTCGGCCCGCTGTGCAACGAGGCGGGCCGGGCGATCCACGAGGCGTTCGACTGGTAA
- a CDS encoding globin-coupled sensor protein, with product MNPQLDVDSLLADIDLDADEIAWRKEFIGFDEADAARLADLRPLFEANTGEIADAFYDNLTQYPDTVEVIERSPKGVDALKETQQAYFATLAAGIYDESYFRDRARIGKLHDMLEMPMKHYVGQYGVYYDLVLPLLTDRLADALTGGLAETTGSDASGADDVAAVVEEHVTAFRAELLSVLRIINLDMQVVADTYIHSYSQKLSEQVQERERLAAEVEEDLQRPIDELRRSADDVATSSQEIAELTEDQSERIDTIATEVSSMSATVEEVAASASEVEGNSDRARSLADDGQAAADEAMRVMDDVGEAVDEVAADVDGLQTRVGEIDSVVEVINDIAEQTNILALNASIEAARAGEAGSGFAVVADEVKSLAGESQERAQEIEALVAAIEADTDETVSSLGETTDRIERGVARVEDAMALLDDITEAVQETAQGIREVAEATDDQAASAEEVASMLDELVDQSDTVTAEVESIAAANQQQAATVDEISTAARRLVE from the coding sequence CTGAACCCCCAACTGGACGTCGATTCACTGCTCGCCGACATCGACCTGGACGCAGACGAGATCGCCTGGCGGAAGGAGTTCATCGGTTTCGACGAGGCCGACGCGGCGCGTCTCGCGGACCTGCGCCCGCTCTTCGAAGCAAACACCGGGGAAATCGCCGACGCCTTCTACGACAACCTCACGCAGTACCCGGACACCGTCGAGGTCATCGAACGGTCGCCGAAGGGCGTGGACGCGCTGAAGGAGACCCAGCAGGCCTACTTCGCGACCCTCGCGGCAGGCATCTACGACGAGTCGTACTTCCGGGACCGCGCCCGCATCGGCAAGCTCCACGACATGCTCGAGATGCCGATGAAACACTACGTCGGCCAGTACGGCGTCTACTACGACCTCGTCCTGCCGTTGCTCACCGACCGCCTCGCCGACGCCCTCACCGGCGGCCTGGCCGAGACCACCGGGAGCGACGCGTCGGGAGCGGACGACGTCGCGGCCGTCGTCGAGGAGCACGTCACGGCGTTCCGGGCGGAGCTGCTGTCGGTGCTGCGCATCATCAACCTCGACATGCAGGTGGTCGCGGACACCTACATCCACTCCTACAGCCAGAAGCTGTCCGAACAGGTCCAAGAGCGCGAGCGGCTGGCCGCCGAGGTCGAGGAGGACCTCCAGCGCCCCATCGACGAGCTCCGCCGGTCGGCCGACGACGTCGCGACCAGTTCACAGGAGATCGCCGAACTGACCGAGGACCAGTCCGAGCGCATCGACACCATCGCCACCGAGGTCTCGTCGATGAGCGCGACGGTCGAGGAGGTCGCAGCGAGCGCATCGGAGGTCGAGGGCAACAGCGACCGGGCCCGCTCGCTGGCCGACGACGGACAGGCCGCGGCCGACGAGGCGATGCGCGTCATGGACGACGTCGGCGAGGCGGTCGACGAGGTGGCCGCGGACGTCGACGGCCTCCAGACGCGGGTCGGGGAGATCGACTCCGTCGTCGAGGTCATCAACGACATCGCCGAGCAGACGAACATCCTGGCGCTGAACGCCTCCATCGAGGCCGCCCGCGCCGGGGAGGCCGGCAGCGGGTTCGCCGTCGTCGCGGACGAAGTGAAGTCACTCGCCGGCGAGTCACAGGAACGCGCCCAGGAGATCGAGGCGCTGGTCGCCGCTATCGAGGCCGACACCGACGAGACGGTCTCCAGCCTGGGCGAGACGACCGACCGGATAGAGCGGGGGGTCGCCCGTGTCGAGGACGCGATGGCGCTGCTGGACGACATCACGGAGGCCGTCCAGGAGACGGCCCAGGGCATCCGCGAGGTCGCTGAGGCCACCGACGACCAGGCAGCCTCCGCGGAGGAAGTCGCCAGCATGCTCGACGAACTCGTCGACCAGTCCGACACCGTCACGGCCGAAGTCGAGTCCATCGCCGCCGCGAACCAGCAGCAGGCGGCGACCGTCGATGAGATATCGACCGCCGCGCGACGGTTAGTCGAGTGA
- a CDS encoding ABC transporter permease → MRARAVERAERHALPALAVTTVLVLLGIFYYPVATVFRESVVVDGRATLSVFWAVLSDPFYFGELGRVLNGTPPSAVLDSLLSGDPRLGVVGFTAYQAALSSVASVALGLPAAYLLSRYEFPGRRTLRSLTILPFVLPSIMVAVGFVATFGQNGTLNTVLGALGLGQVDLLFTLEAVVVAHAFYNAPLVARVTTAAWESVDASAVETARSLGASPRRAFRDVVAPQIYPAVVLGAVLTFVFTFGTFPIVLALGGFELATVEVFVYRLVRDLEYAEAAALALVELGVSLALLYAYLRYEARHTVSAEGIRPLPRRPLRPPSLSFRELAPRVGLALYAVVALAVFVAPIASMVSASLTGPNGPTLAHYEFLLERQVSGTSFQVQPWDAVRNSLLFAGAALAVALPMGVVVAVLTTRRYRGRKVLDAVAMAPLAVSGIVVGLGLLRGLVFGVEVGGTRVAVGGALAIVAAHAVAGYPFVVRTVAPGLAGLDRSLVESARALGASRARVLTDVELPLVWPAVVAGAAFAVAISIGEFSATVVLASGTSQFTMPVAIERFIGRRLGPATAMGVVLLVVTSASFLVIDRLGGETDAF, encoded by the coding sequence GTGCGAGCGCGGGCGGTCGAACGCGCCGAGCGCCACGCCCTGCCGGCGCTCGCGGTCACCACCGTCCTGGTGTTGCTCGGCATCTTCTACTACCCGGTCGCGACGGTGTTCAGGGAGAGCGTCGTCGTCGACGGCCGCGCCACGCTGTCGGTGTTCTGGGCCGTCCTCTCGGACCCGTTCTACTTCGGCGAGCTCGGGCGGGTGCTGAATGGGACGCCGCCCTCGGCGGTCCTCGACAGCCTCCTGTCGGGCGACCCGCGCCTCGGCGTCGTCGGGTTCACGGCCTACCAGGCCGCGCTTTCCTCGGTCGCCAGCGTCGCGCTCGGCCTGCCGGCCGCCTACCTGCTGTCGCGCTACGAGTTCCCCGGCCGGCGGACGCTGCGCTCGCTGACCATCCTCCCGTTCGTCCTCCCCTCGATCATGGTCGCGGTGGGGTTCGTCGCGACGTTCGGCCAGAACGGGACGCTGAATACCGTGCTGGGGGCGCTCGGCCTCGGGCAGGTGGACCTGCTCTTTACCCTGGAGGCCGTCGTCGTGGCCCACGCGTTCTACAACGCGCCGCTGGTCGCGCGGGTGACGACGGCCGCCTGGGAGTCCGTCGACGCCAGCGCCGTCGAGACGGCCCGCAGCCTCGGCGCCTCGCCGCGCCGGGCCTTCCGGGACGTGGTGGCGCCCCAGATATACCCGGCCGTGGTGCTCGGGGCGGTGCTGACTTTCGTGTTCACCTTCGGCACCTTCCCCATCGTGCTCGCGCTCGGGGGATTCGAGCTCGCGACGGTCGAGGTGTTCGTCTACCGCCTCGTCCGCGACCTGGAGTACGCCGAGGCGGCCGCGCTGGCGCTCGTAGAGCTGGGCGTCTCGCTGGCGCTGCTGTACGCCTACCTCCGCTACGAGGCGCGCCACACCGTCTCCGCCGAGGGGATTCGCCCGCTCCCGCGACGGCCGCTGCGCCCCCCGTCGCTGTCGTTCCGGGAGCTCGCCCCGCGGGTCGGACTGGCCCTCTATGCCGTCGTCGCGCTGGCGGTGTTCGTCGCGCCCATCGCGAGCATGGTCTCTGCGAGCCTCACCGGGCCGAACGGCCCGACGCTGGCCCACTACGAGTTCCTGCTCGAGCGTCAGGTGTCGGGGACGTCCTTCCAGGTCCAGCCGTGGGACGCGGTCCGGAACTCGCTGCTGTTTGCCGGGGCGGCGCTCGCGGTGGCGCTCCCGATGGGCGTCGTCGTCGCCGTGCTCACGACGCGTCGCTACCGGGGGCGGAAGGTGCTGGACGCCGTGGCGATGGCCCCGCTGGCGGTGTCGGGAATCGTCGTCGGCCTGGGCCTCCTTCGGGGACTGGTCTTCGGCGTCGAGGTGGGCGGGACGCGGGTCGCCGTCGGCGGCGCGCTGGCCATCGTCGCCGCCCACGCCGTCGCGGGCTACCCCTTCGTCGTCCGCACCGTCGCGCCCGGGCTGGCGGGGCTGGACCGCTCGCTGGTCGAGTCCGCGCGGGCGCTCGGCGCGTCGCGGGCCCGCGTGCTCACGGACGTCGAGCTCCCGCTGGTCTGGCCGGCCGTGGTCGCGGGCGCGGCCTTCGCCGTCGCCATCTCCATCGGCGAGTTCTCGGCGACGGTGGTGCTGGCCTCGGGCACCAGCCAGTTCACCATGCCCGTCGCCATCGAGCGGTTCATCGGCCGGCGACTCGGCCCCGCGACGGCGATGGGCGTCGTCCTGCTCGTGGTCACGAGCGCGAGCTTCCTCGTTATCGACCGGCTCGGGGGTGAGACGGATGCCTTCTGA
- the pdhA gene encoding pyruvate dehydrogenase (acetyl-transferring) E1 component subunit alpha, translating into MTGDVLDRAPDDRVQVLDADGDVVAPGLVPDLSDGTLVEMLRDMRFARRLDERLISLQRQGRLGTYASLAGQEGSQIGSTYALADDDTIFFQYREHGALVARGLPWEYVLYWMGHEVGNAALAAIDVFPLNISIGGHIPHAVGWSWAAKRRGDDRVGVVHFGDGATSEGDFHEAMNFAGAFDTPTLFVCNNNQWAISVPRERQTASETIAQKAAAYGFDGVQVDGMDPLATYVVTTAARERALDPPAGTARPILIEAVQYRFGAHTTADDPDVYRDEEEVQRWRERDPLDRFEAFLRDRGLVDDASLEAMDADIEDTLEDVVEKASDYAPDPTDLFADVYAESTANLDSQREYFEALRERHGDDALLEDG; encoded by the coding sequence ATGACAGGCGACGTGCTCGATAGGGCGCCGGACGACCGGGTGCAGGTCCTCGACGCGGACGGCGACGTCGTCGCCCCGGGACTCGTCCCCGACCTGTCCGACGGGACGCTGGTCGAGATGCTCCGGGACATGCGCTTCGCCCGCCGCCTCGACGAGCGGCTGATCAGCCTCCAGCGCCAGGGGCGACTCGGCACCTACGCCTCGCTCGCCGGGCAGGAGGGGTCACAGATCGGGTCGACGTACGCGCTGGCCGACGACGACACGATATTCTTCCAGTACCGGGAACACGGGGCGCTCGTCGCCCGGGGCCTCCCCTGGGAGTACGTCCTCTACTGGATGGGCCACGAGGTGGGCAACGCCGCGCTGGCGGCCATCGACGTCTTCCCGCTGAACATCTCCATCGGTGGACACATCCCCCACGCTGTCGGGTGGTCCTGGGCGGCGAAGCGCCGGGGGGACGACCGGGTCGGCGTCGTCCACTTCGGCGACGGGGCCACGAGCGAGGGGGACTTCCATGAGGCGATGAACTTCGCCGGGGCGTTCGACACGCCGACGCTCTTTGTCTGCAACAACAACCAGTGGGCCATCTCGGTCCCCCGCGAGCGCCAGACCGCCAGCGAGACCATCGCCCAGAAGGCCGCGGCCTACGGCTTCGACGGCGTGCAGGTCGACGGGATGGATCCGCTGGCGACGTACGTCGTCACGACGGCCGCCAGGGAACGGGCGCTGGACCCGCCGGCCGGCACCGCCCGCCCGATCCTCATCGAGGCGGTCCAGTACCGATTCGGCGCCCACACCACCGCCGACGACCCCGATGTGTACCGCGACGAGGAAGAGGTACAGCGGTGGCGCGAACGCGACCCGCTCGACCGCTTCGAGGCGTTCCTGCGGGACCGCGGCCTCGTCGACGACGCCAGCCTCGAGGCGATGGACGCCGACATCGAGGACACGCTCGAAGACGTCGTCGAGAAGGCCTCCGACTACGCGCCCGACCCCACGGACCTCTTTGCGGACGTCTACGCCGAGTCGACGGCCAACCTCGACTCCCAGCGCGAGTACTTCGAGGCGCTTCGCGAGCGCCACGGCGACGACGCCCTGCTCGAAGACGGGTGA
- a CDS encoding SOS response-associated peptidase — translation MCGRYSLFAPPADVEARFDATFDFDFEPRYNAAPSQSLPVVASEADDTIQRMAWGLVPSWAEDRSSHGYINARAETLSRKRSFADAYESRRCLVPADGFYEWVERAEPRSADGGATTPRDDGGKQPYRVCLPDDALFAMAGLYERWEPPRRQTGLGEFGGSGADGGQDDVVETFTIVTTEPNETVADLHHRMAVVLDPDEEGTWLHGSVDEAAQLLDPYDGPMRTYPVSTAVNSPGNDSPAVIEEVEP, via the coding sequence ATGTGTGGCCGCTACAGCCTCTTCGCCCCGCCCGCCGACGTCGAGGCGCGGTTCGACGCCACGTTCGACTTCGACTTCGAACCCCGGTACAACGCGGCACCGAGCCAGTCGCTGCCCGTCGTCGCCAGCGAAGCCGACGACACCATCCAGCGCATGGCGTGGGGTCTCGTCCCGTCGTGGGCCGAGGACCGTTCGTCCCACGGCTACATCAACGCTCGCGCGGAGACCCTCTCGCGAAAGCGGTCGTTCGCCGACGCCTACGAGTCCCGGCGCTGTCTGGTCCCCGCCGACGGCTTCTACGAGTGGGTCGAGCGGGCGGAACCACGTTCCGCCGACGGGGGAGCGACGACGCCGCGAGACGACGGCGGGAAACAGCCCTACCGCGTCTGTCTCCCCGACGACGCGCTGTTCGCGATGGCCGGGCTCTACGAGCGGTGGGAACCGCCACGCCGCCAGACCGGCCTGGGCGAGTTCGGCGGGAGCGGCGCGGATGGCGGCCAGGACGACGTCGTGGAGACGTTCACCATCGTCACTACCGAGCCAAACGAGACGGTCGCCGACCTGCACCACCGGATGGCCGTCGTCCTGGACCCGGACGAGGAGGGGACCTGGCTCCACGGGTCGGTCGACGAGGCGGCCCAGCTGCTGGACCCCTACGACGGTCCGATGCGCACCTACCCCGTCTCGACGGCGGTCAACAGCCCCGGCAACGACTCCCCGGCGGTTATCGAAGAGGTCGAACCCTGA
- a CDS encoding translation initiation factor IF-2 subunit beta: MNYDDALERAYDVLPDQPRESGERLKIPDPEGQTDGAFTRLTNLGAIADALSRDPQHLHRSIQREFGTNGQFDGREARYNGSFDTADFQAAVDAYVAEYVTCSECGLPDTVLKTEDGVDMLRCQACGAFRPVSKGASKQQQQDRPTLEEGETYEVKITGTGREGDGVAEKGKYTIFVSGAQEGQVVNAYIESISGTLAFGRVQ; encoded by the coding sequence ATGAACTACGACGACGCGCTCGAGAGAGCCTACGACGTACTGCCAGACCAGCCCAGGGAGAGCGGCGAACGCCTCAAGATTCCCGACCCGGAGGGACAGACCGACGGCGCCTTCACACGCCTGACGAACCTCGGGGCCATCGCCGACGCCCTCTCGCGTGACCCCCAGCACCTCCATCGCAGCATCCAGCGCGAGTTCGGGACCAACGGCCAGTTCGACGGCCGCGAGGCCCGCTACAACGGGTCGTTCGACACCGCGGACTTCCAGGCGGCCGTCGACGCCTACGTCGCCGAGTACGTCACCTGCTCGGAGTGTGGGCTCCCCGACACCGTCCTCAAGACCGAGGACGGGGTGGACATGCTGCGCTGTCAGGCCTGTGGGGCCTTCCGCCCGGTCTCGAAGGGCGCGAGCAAGCAACAACAGCAGGACCGCCCGACGCTCGAGGAGGGCGAGACCTACGAGGTCAAGATTACCGGCACCGGCCGCGAGGGCGACGGCGTCGCAGAGAAGGGCAAGTACACCATCTTCGTCTCCGGCGCCCAGGAGGGACAGGTCGTCAACGCCTACATCGAGAGCATCAGCGGGACGCTCGCGTTCGGTCGCGTCCAGTAG
- a CDS encoding thiamine ABC transporter substrate-binding protein, which yields MRRRNFLSAAGAAVATTVAGCSGIAGQTESDDERTLVVGTYSAFIDAPSTSPGAWLKEQFEAEFDARLVWQTPENGVNHYIERQAAGVDTETDVYVGLNVDDLVRIDQELEEGLFVAADDVDGSDGVKSSLAFDPESRAVPYDTGYVSLVYDSTRTTAPETFDGLLAEESAGDLIAQNPASSATGRAFLLHTVSRFGPDGYLDYWADLQANDVRVLGSWSDAYSAWSSGEAPMVVSYSTDQVYADRNDADLQKHQVRFLDDQGYANPEGMAVFADANEPDLAREFLSFMLRPEVQGEIAVRNVAFPATEDAQLPDDYARLAHEPPEPVTFTYDDLAGNVGTWVEDWERQFAEN from the coding sequence ATGAGGCGCCGAAACTTCCTGTCAGCGGCGGGCGCGGCAGTCGCGACCACCGTCGCCGGGTGCAGCGGCATCGCGGGACAGACCGAGTCGGACGACGAGCGGACGCTCGTCGTGGGTACCTACAGCGCGTTCATCGACGCGCCCTCGACGAGCCCCGGCGCGTGGCTCAAAGAGCAGTTCGAGGCCGAGTTCGACGCCCGACTGGTCTGGCAGACGCCCGAGAACGGGGTGAACCACTACATCGAGCGCCAGGCCGCCGGAGTGGACACGGAGACGGACGTCTACGTCGGCCTCAACGTCGACGACCTGGTCCGCATCGACCAGGAACTCGAGGAGGGACTGTTCGTCGCGGCCGACGACGTGGACGGCAGCGACGGCGTCAAGTCCAGCCTCGCGTTCGACCCCGAGAGCCGCGCCGTGCCCTACGACACCGGCTACGTCAGCCTCGTCTACGACAGCACGAGGACGACAGCTCCCGAGACGTTCGACGGCCTGCTCGCCGAGGAGTCCGCCGGAGACCTCATCGCACAGAACCCGGCGAGTTCGGCGACCGGCCGGGCGTTCCTGTTGCACACCGTCTCGCGGTTCGGCCCGGACGGCTACCTGGACTACTGGGCGGACCTCCAGGCAAACGACGTGCGGGTGCTGGGGTCCTGGAGCGACGCCTACAGCGCGTGGTCCTCGGGCGAGGCCCCCATGGTCGTCTCGTACTCGACCGACCAGGTCTACGCCGACCGCAACGACGCGGACCTCCAGAAACACCAGGTCCGGTTCCTGGACGACCAGGGCTACGCCAATCCCGAGGGGATGGCCGTCTTCGCGGACGCCAACGAACCCGACCTGGCCCGGGAGTTCCTCTCGTTCATGCTCCGGCCCGAGGTTCAAGGCGAGATTGCGGTCCGGAACGTCGCCTTCCCGGCGACCGAGGACGCCCAGCTGCCCGACGACTACGCTAGGCTGGCTCACGAACCGCCGGAGCCGGTGACCTTTACCTACGACGACCTCGCGGGCAACGTCGGGACCTGGGTCGAGGACTGGGAACGGCAGTTCGCCGAGAACTGA